The following proteins come from a genomic window of bacterium:
- a CDS encoding dihydrodipicolinate synthase family protein — protein MSEKKFVPVMITPFTLDGRVDYDGLSRLTDFYLAAGAKGLFANCQSSEMFALTEEERLSITRHVVRHVSGAMPVVASGSFGDSLEDKAEFAKRIYQTGINAVIMISGHFAGKKESDEVLISRFAKFFDLTAAIPMGTYECPRPYKRIITPAVFTYLLSTKRVIYHKDTTIVFDKVKVKIDLAKNSRLEFYDACTANTMRSLQAGAKGMSAVSGNFYPEILVWMCDNATRPEKQEEVLYMQEQLTRAEAVIANGYPASSKYFLQKRGLPIERITRNKKIKLKKKNIQALDAMYQTFLGWCDRIGIEPVRL, from the coding sequence ATGAGCGAAAAAAAGTTCGTTCCTGTCATGATCACGCCGTTCACTTTGGATGGCCGCGTCGATTACGATGGTCTTTCCCGGCTGACCGATTTTTATCTGGCGGCAGGGGCGAAAGGTTTATTTGCCAATTGCCAGAGCAGTGAGATGTTTGCGCTGACGGAAGAGGAGAGGTTATCCATAACCCGCCATGTCGTCCGCCACGTGTCCGGCGCCATGCCCGTGGTGGCCAGCGGCTCTTTTGGCGATTCGCTGGAAGACAAAGCCGAGTTCGCCAAAAGAATCTACCAGACCGGCATCAACGCGGTCATCATGATCTCCGGCCATTTTGCCGGAAAAAAAGAGAGCGATGAAGTGCTGATCAGCCGGTTTGCAAAATTCTTTGACCTGACCGCTGCCATTCCGATGGGAACCTACGAATGCCCGCGACCATACAAGCGGATTATTACCCCTGCTGTGTTCACCTATTTGCTGTCCACCAAGCGGGTGATCTATCACAAAGACACCACCATCGTTTTCGACAAAGTGAAAGTCAAAATAGACCTTGCCAAAAACAGCCGTTTAGAGTTTTATGATGCCTGCACGGCGAACACCATGCGCTCGCTGCAGGCGGGCGCGAAAGGGATGTCCGCGGTCTCTGGCAATTTTTATCCGGAAATACTGGTATGGATGTGCGACAACGCCACCCGCCCGGAAAAGCAAGAAGAGGTGCTCTATATGCAGGAGCAATTGACCCGGGCCGAGGCGGTGATCGCCAATGGGTACCCGGCGAGCTCTAAATATTTTCTGCAGAAAAGAGGGCTGCCGATCGAACGGATCACCCGGAACAAGAAAATCAAGCTCAAGAAAAAAAATATCCAAGCGCTGGACGCGATGTATCAAACTTTTCTCGGATGGTGCGACCGGATCGGGATTGAACCGGTCAGACTGTAA